Proteins from a genomic interval of uncultured Methanocorpusculum sp.:
- the atwA gene encoding methyl coenzyme M reductase system, component A2, protein MDFPVSTEDCDEKSTEMVRVLDNINLELSEGEIVGVIGRSGCGKTVLIHLIRGIDQPPTSGKIIYHISRCPKCGKIEFQSNAGKPCPACGDTLVAEDVDFWDPENGKLKTQIMARTSLMFQRTFALYGDDRVIENVLRALDDINYPSEKAISRAADLLDEVRLTHRMMHISRDLSGGEKQRVVLARQLAREPLFLCADEPTGTLDPKTARIVHDLLKKAAKENNMGMIVTSHFSQVLEDVCDRAVLLDDGKITKIGTPDEIVTEFMKGYHDDRVYTDQIFGDPIVRAEHLLKKFIAVDRGVINAVNDITFEINEREIFGIIGVSGGGKTTLSKMIAGLYEPTSGKLEVRIGDEWVDMSKPGYLYRGRAKQYIGLLHQEYDLYPHRTIIDNLTDAIGLEFPKELATRKALITLRMAGFTEKKAKDVLHRLPSSLSEGEKHRVALAQILIREPRIILLDEPTGTMDPITKVDVKHSIMHAREEMEETFVIVSHDMEFVRDVCDRCMFMRGGKIIAIGPTHEVLENLSEDEKIVMRNAVEKERARAETGVPKKATLAGGAPEAEATEGAPHEKTDEMFEM, encoded by the coding sequence ATGGATTTTCCAGTCTCAACCGAAGATTGCGACGAAAAATCAACCGAGATGGTTCGGGTCCTGGATAACATCAACCTCGAACTCTCGGAGGGAGAGATCGTTGGTGTAATCGGCAGAAGCGGCTGTGGTAAAACCGTACTCATTCATCTTATCCGCGGAATCGATCAGCCTCCGACCTCCGGGAAGATCATCTATCACATATCCCGCTGTCCAAAATGCGGCAAAATCGAGTTCCAAAGCAATGCAGGAAAACCCTGTCCGGCCTGCGGGGATACCCTTGTCGCGGAGGATGTCGATTTCTGGGACCCTGAAAACGGGAAACTCAAAACACAGATAATGGCACGGACCTCGCTGATGTTCCAGCGAACCTTTGCTCTGTACGGGGACGACCGTGTTATAGAAAACGTTCTTCGCGCCCTCGACGATATCAACTATCCTTCGGAAAAAGCCATCAGCCGGGCCGCCGACCTGCTCGACGAAGTCAGGCTCACCCACCGAATGATGCACATCTCCCGTGACCTCTCCGGCGGAGAAAAACAGCGTGTCGTGCTTGCCCGTCAGCTTGCCCGCGAACCGCTCTTCCTTTGTGCGGATGAGCCGACGGGAACCCTTGACCCGAAAACAGCAAGAATCGTTCATGATCTGCTGAAGAAAGCGGCCAAGGAAAACAATATGGGAATGATCGTCACTTCCCACTTTTCCCAGGTTCTTGAAGACGTCTGCGATCGTGCGGTCCTCTTGGATGACGGAAAAATCACTAAGATCGGAACGCCTGATGAGATCGTCACCGAGTTCATGAAGGGATATCATGACGACCGTGTATACACCGACCAGATTTTCGGCGACCCGATCGTCCGGGCCGAACATCTGCTCAAAAAATTCATCGCCGTCGACCGTGGAGTCATCAATGCGGTAAACGACATTACCTTCGAGATCAATGAACGGGAGATTTTTGGAATCATTGGTGTGTCCGGCGGAGGCAAAACCACCCTTTCGAAGATGATCGCCGGCCTTTACGAACCGACGTCCGGCAAACTCGAAGTCAGGATCGGGGACGAATGGGTCGACATGTCAAAACCCGGATACCTCTACCGGGGCAGGGCCAAACAGTATATCGGACTTCTGCATCAGGAATACGATCTCTATCCCCACAGAACGATCATCGACAACTTGACCGACGCGATCGGTCTCGAGTTCCCCAAGGAACTTGCGACCAGAAAAGCGCTCATCACCCTTCGAATGGCCGGATTCACCGAGAAGAAGGCAAAAGATGTTCTGCACAGACTGCCTTCCAGCCTGTCTGAGGGAGAGAAGCACAGAGTTGCTCTCGCACAGATCCTTATCCGCGAGCCGCGGATCATTCTTCTCGACGAACCGACGGGAACAATGGATCCGATCACCAAAGTCGACGTCAAGCACTCGATCATGCATGCAAGAGAAGAGATGGAGGAGACGTTCGTTATCGTTTCCCACGACATGGAGTTCGTGCGTGATGTCTGCGACCGGTGTATGTTCATGCGTGGCGGAAAAATCATCGCGATCGGTCCGACCCACGAGGTCCTCGAAAACCTTTCCGAGGATGAAAAGATCGTTATGAGAAATGCGGTCGAGAAGGAACGGGCTCGGGCCGAAACAGGGGTCCCGAAAAAGGCGACCCTTGCAGGAGGAGCACCCGAAGCGGAAGCGACCGAAGGCGCCCCCCATGAAAAGACCGATGAAATGTTCGAGATGTAG